The following coding sequences are from one Selenomonas sputigena ATCC 35185 window:
- a CDS encoding L,D-transpeptidase family protein, which produces MFKQIAAFFVCLSMFSGVSGWAGATEKEQGSSYGAWVKDISAESPEPEKVHASEVKSAAAEKTGDPYKIIINVAARSLGVYKNNEKIRLYPVGLGKLSTPTPVGYFSVLTKEENPTWVDPGDSKNTIPSGEGNPLGYRWMQVWGNYGIHGTNHPESIGSYVSNGCIRMKEADVEEVYDYASVGTPVEIMYQRIVIDKIKDNMIVYYIYPDGYGYQPLDVETVAKWLAGYGVDKFESDEEIERKIELSDGQPTYVARVYNLSVNGKSMSDKALIKDDIVYLPADKIAEQLKVLVTWDSKSATLGTKYGKAIGYEKKGSLFFNAEDAGVLFHLQGGLSKRGVYELTSIKETPAASTKEEVVETKDSVESEPMKSGEETAESAKTQERRPVAARTTRIYREGQADAMDSAKK; this is translated from the coding sequence ATGTTTAAGCAAATCGCGGCTTTTTTTGTCTGTCTTTCGATGTTTTCCGGCGTGTCCGGATGGGCAGGGGCGACGGAGAAGGAGCAAGGTTCCTCCTACGGCGCATGGGTCAAGGATATTTCGGCGGAGAGTCCCGAGCCTGAGAAAGTGCATGCGTCGGAAGTCAAATCTGCCGCTGCCGAAAAGACGGGAGACCCCTACAAGATCATCATCAATGTGGCCGCGCGCTCCCTGGGCGTTTACAAGAACAATGAAAAGATCCGCCTCTATCCTGTGGGATTGGGAAAACTTTCTACGCCGACGCCCGTCGGTTATTTTTCCGTCTTGACAAAGGAGGAAAATCCTACATGGGTCGATCCCGGCGATTCCAAGAACACGATTCCTTCAGGGGAAGGCAATCCTTTGGGCTATCGTTGGATGCAGGTCTGGGGAAACTACGGCATCCACGGCACGAATCATCCCGAATCCATCGGCAGCTACGTCTCCAATGGCTGCATCCGCATGAAGGAGGCCGACGTCGAGGAGGTCTATGATTATGCGAGCGTCGGTACGCCCGTGGAAATCATGTATCAGCGCATCGTCATCGATAAGATCAAGGACAACATGATCGTTTACTATATCTATCCCGATGGTTATGGATATCAGCCGCTTGATGTCGAGACAGTAGCGAAGTGGCTTGCAGGCTACGGCGTGGATAAATTTGAATCCGACGAGGAAATCGAGCGGAAGATCGAACTGTCTGACGGTCAGCCCACATACGTCGCCAGGGTATATAATCTGTCCGTCAACGGAAAATCGATGAGCGACAAAGCTCTGATCAAGGATGACATCGTATATCTTCCGGCAGACAAGATTGCCGAACAGCTCAAGGTGCTTGTGACATGGGATTCCAAGTCTGCCACGTTGGGGACGAAGTACGGCAAGGCGATCGGCTACGAAAAGAAGGGGTCGCTCTTCTTCAACGCGGAAGATGCAGGCGTATTGTTTCACCTGCAGGGCGGTTTGAGCAAGCGCGGCGTCTACGAGCTGACATCTATAAAGGAGACGCCCGCCGCTTCGACGAAGGAGGAAGTCGTCGAGACGAAGGACAGCGTTGAGAGCGAGCCAATGAAGAGCGGCGAGGAAACGGCGGAAAGCGCCAAGACGCAGGAGCGCCGTCCTGTCGCGGCGAGAACGACGCGAATCTATCGCGAAGGACAGGCGGATGCGATGGATTCTGCAAAAAAATGA